A window of Festucalex cinctus isolate MCC-2025b chromosome 6, RoL_Fcin_1.0, whole genome shotgun sequence contains these coding sequences:
- the foxe1 gene encoding forkhead box protein E1, translating to MPVVKVEKDPPADVSSAARDPPEDQPRGRRRKRPLQRGKPPYSYIALISMAIANSPDRKLTLGGIYKFITERFPFYRDNSKKWQNSIRHNLTLNDCFIKIPREPGRPGKGNYWALDPNAEDMFESGSFLRRRKRFKRCDLSTYASYGHENPVFAPVQIARSAAYSNPVYPNMTVSPSYGQQLPSAYYPSPSPPGFGSAQTRMFSINNLIGPPAGVLGAQGPDGMQQPGRSFTPEGIPNGSSPCGLAPVFQSQACGGAAQARSTASVHPGFAYSGPSGHPHHHHAAPQGAYGQGHSQVYAASGRLASSGEMADPYGRVSPVQLGSFSQYNNVNAGGYLRHPPYTGNMDRFVSAI from the coding sequence ATGCCGGTGgtgaaagtggagaaagacCCTCCGGCGGATGTTTCCTCAGCGGCTCGCGACCCTCCGGAAGATCAGCCCCGAGGTCGACGCAGGAAAAGACCCCTGCAGAGAGGCAAGCCGCCCTACAGCTACATCGCCCTCATCTCCATGGCCATCGCCAACTCCCCGGACCGCAAGCTGACGCTGGGCGGCATCTACAAGTTCATCACGGAGCGTTTCCCCTTCTACCGGGACAACTCAAAGAAGTGGCAGAACTCCATCCGTCACAACTTGACGCTCAACGACTGCTTCATCAAGATCCCCCGGGAGCCAGGACGCCCGGGGAAGGGCAACTACTGGGCCTTGGACCCCAACGCCGAGGACATGTTTGAGAGTGGCAGCTTTCTGAGGCGCAGGAAGCGCTTCAAGCGATGCGACCTAAGCACCTACGCCTCGTACGGGCACGAGAACCCGGTTTTCGCGCCGGTCCAGATCGCGAGGTCGGCAGCATACTCCAATCCTGTGTACCCCAACATGACCGTCAGCCCGTCCTACGGACAGCAGCTGCCCTCGGCCTACTATCCTTCCCCGTCGCCCCCCGGCTTCGGCTCAGCTCAGACTCGCATGTTCAGCATCAACAACCTAATCGGCCCTCCAGCCGGCGTTCTGGGAGCTCAGGGGCCGGACGGGATGCAGCAGCCCGGCCGCAGCTTCACCCCAGAGGGGATCCCCAACGGATCCAGCCCTTGTGGTCTGGCACCAGTTTTCCAGAGCCAGGCATGCGGAGGAGCCGCCCAGGCCCGCTCCACTGCCTCTGTGCACCCTGGGTTCGCCTATTCCGGACCGAGCGGCCACCCGCACCACCACCACGCCGCCCCCCAAGGCGCCTACGGACAAGGTCACAGCCAGGTCTACGCCGCATCCGGTCGTCTGGCCTCCTCGGGGGAGATGGCGGACCCCTATGGCAGGGTCTCGCCAGTGCAGCTAGGGTCTTTCTCACAGTACAACAATGTCAATGCAGGGGGTTACCTCCGGCATCCGCCCTACACCGGGAACATGGACAGGTTTGTGTCTGCTATCTGA